A section of the Clostridium felsineum DSM 794 genome encodes:
- a CDS encoding right-handed parallel beta-helix repeat-containing protein yields MNFFKCKLLLIPAFIGISLLSALSFSATAHAANFYVSTTGKDSNSGTLASPFASISRAQQAANYGDTVYILGGTYRDFRIASSDANYNYVNDIIKSGITYRAYSSNDIPIFDFSKISAASKRVAAFRIDPKVSNVTFLSIQVTGVKVGNQKQSECFRIEGNTTFNQVVCHDNEANGFYFVNHGTGTCIKCDAYNNIGPTKNSIGNTDGFGAHGDGVNFSYCRSWHNSDDGFDCLTSNGSNTFDHCWAFNMNAGGDSNGFKIGGYANGTPPNKVPIHTVKYCLSANNNAHGFYANHQPGQSATWTYNTAYNNKQGNFDMLERISPTKAVDIPGTREILHFNLSYGGVSIKDSNIPSANISNNSWNKNGINISDSDFQSLDVNQLSKARGVNGDLPTVTFMHLVKSSDVLGLGCF; encoded by the coding sequence ATGAATTTTTTCAAATGTAAACTACTACTTATTCCAGCCTTTATTGGCATTAGTTTATTATCTGCTTTATCTTTTTCAGCTACTGCCCATGCAGCCAACTTTTATGTATCAACTACTGGAAAAGATAGCAACTCAGGTACACTAGCTTCCCCCTTCGCAAGTATTTCAAGGGCACAACAAGCTGCAAATTATGGTGATACAGTCTACATTCTAGGCGGTACCTATCGTGACTTTAGAATTGCTAGCTCAGACGCTAATTACAACTATGTAAACGACATCATAAAAAGTGGAATCACTTATAGAGCATATTCATCAAATGACATACCTATTTTTGACTTTTCAAAAATATCTGCTGCATCTAAAAGAGTAGCTGCCTTTAGGATAGATCCAAAGGTTTCCAATGTAACTTTTCTATCTATTCAAGTCACTGGTGTAAAAGTTGGGAATCAAAAACAGTCTGAATGCTTTAGAATTGAAGGCAATACTACTTTCAACCAAGTTGTTTGCCATGATAATGAAGCTAATGGATTTTATTTTGTTAATCATGGTACTGGAACCTGCATTAAATGTGATGCTTATAATAACATAGGGCCTACCAAAAACTCCATTGGTAATACAGACGGTTTTGGCGCACATGGTGATGGTGTTAACTTCTCATATTGTCGTTCTTGGCACAATAGTGATGATGGTTTTGATTGTCTTACTTCAAATGGTTCTAACACCTTTGACCACTGCTGGGCCTTTAATATGAACGCTGGTGGCGATTCTAACGGTTTCAAAATCGGAGGCTATGCTAATGGTACACCTCCTAATAAAGTTCCAATTCATACTGTAAAGTACTGTCTTTCCGCAAATAATAATGCCCATGGTTTTTATGCCAATCACCAACCAGGTCAATCTGCAACTTGGACCTATAATACAGCTTACAACAATAAACAAGGCAACTTTGATATGTTAGAACGTATTAGCCCTACTAAAGCTGTTGATATACCTGGAACAAGAGAAATACTTCATTTTAATTTATCATATGGTGGCGTTTCAATTAAAGATTCTAATATTCCTAGTGCAAATATAAGCAATAATTCTTGGAATAAAAACGGAATAAATATCTCTGATTCAGATTTCCAAAGTTTAGACGTAAATCAACTATCCAAAGCCCGTGGGGTCAATGGTGATTTACCTACAGTTACCTTCATGCATTTAGTTAAAAGTAGTGATGTTCTCGGTTTAGGTTGTTTTTAA
- the prfH gene encoding peptide chain release factor H: MWLQISAGTGPVESCRFVYLFLNLVRKECKCRNLKLQILDFNLGEEKSTLKSVFLKIDGKEALTYIKSIEGTHLLIWKSEYRKNHKRKNWFISVSSFNYEDNNDLNSNDIIIEKMRSSGKGGQHVNKTETAVRITHKKTGIVVSSSEERSQFLNIKLAKARLLLELKKLSNEREKRRQSERWLTGTAIVRGNPIKTYNYKELDY, translated from the coding sequence ATGTGGTTGCAAATTAGTGCAGGAACAGGTCCTGTTGAAAGCTGTAGATTCGTATACCTATTTTTAAACCTAGTAAGAAAAGAATGCAAATGTAGAAATCTAAAACTTCAAATTTTAGATTTTAATCTTGGAGAAGAAAAAAGCACTCTCAAATCAGTATTTTTGAAAATTGACGGTAAGGAAGCCTTAACTTATATTAAATCTATAGAAGGAACTCATCTCTTGATTTGGAAAAGTGAATATAGAAAAAATCACAAAAGAAAAAACTGGTTTATATCTGTGTCTTCTTTTAATTATGAAGATAATAACGATTTAAATAGCAATGATATTATTATAGAAAAAATGAGGAGCAGCGGTAAGGGCGGTCAACATGTAAATAAAACAGAAACAGCTGTAAGAATAACTCACAAAAAAACTGGTATTGTTGTAAGCTCTAGCGAAGAAAGAAGTCAATTTTTGAATATTAAGCTAGCCAAAGCAAGATTACTACTTGAGTTAAAAAAGTTATCAAATGAAAGAGAAAAAAGAAGACAAAGTGAAAGATGGTTAACAGGGACAGCTATAGTTCGTGGAAATCCAATTAAAACATATAATTATAAAGAATTAGATTATTAA
- a CDS encoding RNA ligase RtcB family protein has translation MYKIFKTEKSWIEGDAIEQIKSLSKLKGVESIIGYPDLHPGKTPIGVSIITNKIIYPHLIGNDIGCSVSLFETSMNKKKFKIKKAMKLLSDFRLGNLNKANFNLGTIGAGNHFAEFTTIDKFMDETDACNFDKDKVYLLVHSGSRGLGEAILRQYVETYSCQNGLIKGSEGFDHYLLDYKKAINFAKENRQIIAQNLCNALNIENVNLKIEAVHNGLEIKNDCIIHRKGAANALEKYIVIAGSRGDCSYIVKPINACISTGFSVAHGAGRKWKRSGAKEKLQGKFSKKDIRNLNFPYNLICSDINLVYEEAPEAYKSIDRVINDLLSFNLIKVIAKLKPQITYKN, from the coding sequence ATGTATAAAATTTTTAAAACCGAAAAATCATGGATTGAGGGAGATGCCATAGAGCAAATAAAATCCCTATCTAAACTAAAAGGAGTAGAATCCATTATTGGCTATCCAGATCTTCATCCTGGAAAAACACCTATAGGAGTTTCAATTATTACAAATAAAATTATATATCCTCATCTTATAGGTAATGATATTGGTTGTTCTGTAAGCCTATTTGAAACCTCTATGAATAAAAAGAAATTTAAAATAAAGAAAGCTATGAAACTTCTTTCTGACTTTAGATTAGGGAATTTAAATAAAGCTAACTTTAATCTTGGAACTATAGGTGCCGGAAATCACTTTGCAGAATTCACCACTATAGATAAGTTTATGGATGAAACTGATGCTTGCAATTTTGACAAAGACAAGGTCTACTTATTAGTACATAGTGGAAGCCGCGGTCTTGGTGAAGCGATACTAAGGCAATATGTAGAAACTTATTCATGTCAAAATGGACTTATAAAAGGAAGTGAGGGCTTTGACCACTATCTTCTAGACTACAAAAAAGCCATAAATTTTGCAAAAGAAAATAGGCAAATCATAGCCCAAAATTTATGTAATGCTTTAAATATAGAAAATGTTAATTTAAAAATAGAGGCTGTTCACAATGGATTAGAAATAAAAAATGATTGTATTATACACAGAAAAGGCGCTGCTAATGCTTTAGAAAAATATATAGTAATTGCTGGTTCTAGAGGTGATTGTTCCTATATCGTAAAACCAATAAATGCTTGTATTTCAACTGGCTTTTCAGTGGCTCATGGAGCTGGTCGAAAGTGGAAACGAAGTGGTGCAAAAGAAAAACTCCAAGGAAAATTTTCTAAAAAAGATATAAGAAATCTAAACTTCCCTTATAATCTTATTTGCAGTGATATAAATTTAGTATACGAAGAAGCTCCTGAAGCTTACAAAAGTATTGACAGGGTAATAAATGATCTTTTATCATTCAATTTAATAAAAGTAATTGCAAAATTGAAACCTCAAATTACTTATAAGAATTAA
- a CDS encoding 5' nucleotidase, NT5C type, which produces MKNLNICIDIDGTITDAYYWIDLCNEHFNTSITNGDATEYYIHKVLNVSEEQYNEFYKKYKYKLHTNQKLRKNVKSVIHTLSLKNNIYFVTARDRDLTILTYSYLRKNKIPYNDLFILGTHHKVPTARQLNCDLFIEDNYDNAIELSNAGFKVLLIDTNYNRKPLNPNILRFYSWDEVYDIIDKLFERSEAI; this is translated from the coding sequence ATGAAAAATTTAAATATTTGCATTGATATTGATGGAACTATTACTGATGCTTACTATTGGATTGATTTATGTAATGAGCATTTTAATACAAGTATTACAAACGGTGATGCTACAGAATATTATATACACAAAGTACTAAATGTATCCGAAGAGCAGTACAATGAATTCTATAAAAAATATAAGTATAAACTTCACACTAATCAAAAATTAAGAAAAAATGTCAAATCAGTAATCCATACGCTTAGCTTAAAAAATAACATCTATTTTGTAACTGCAAGAGATAGAGATCTTACAATTCTTACCTACAGCTACTTAAGGAAAAACAAAATTCCCTACAATGATTTATTTATTCTGGGTACTCATCATAAGGTTCCTACAGCTAGGCAATTAAACTGTGATTTATTTATAGAAGATAATTATGATAATGCAATTGAACTTTCAAACGCTGGCTTTAAAGTACTTTTAATTGATACAAATTACAATAGGAAGCCGTTAAATCCAAATATCTTAAGATTTTATTCTTGGGATGAAGTATATGATATAATAGATAAACTTTTCGAAAGATCAGAGGCTATATAA
- a CDS encoding aldo/keto reductase encodes MKKINIANGELSNASEISLGCMRLSKLTVKEARKLINTALEEKINFFDHADIYGGGRSEEVFSEAIDMKPSIREELIIQSKCGIRKGYYDFSKEHILNSVDGSLKRLKTDYLDVLLLHRPDALMEPEEVAEAFDILSSSGKVRHFGVSNENPMQIKLLSKYLNQKIIINQLQFGVMHTGIVEAGINVNMKNEAAINRDDSVLDFCRLHDITIQPWSPFQYGFFEGVFLDNDKFPELNKVVNKIAEDREVENTAIAIAWILRHPAKMQPIVGTTNIDRLKSICKASKVELTRQEWYEIYRAAGNKLP; translated from the coding sequence ATGAAAAAAATAAATATAGCAAATGGTGAACTTTCTAATGCTTCGGAGATTTCGCTTGGTTGCATGAGACTTAGTAAGCTTACAGTAAAAGAGGCAAGAAAGCTTATAAATACTGCACTTGAAGAGAAAATAAATTTTTTTGATCATGCGGATATATATGGCGGTGGCAGAAGTGAAGAAGTTTTTTCTGAGGCTATTGATATGAAGCCTAGTATTAGAGAAGAACTTATTATACAATCCAAATGTGGTATAAGAAAGGGATATTATGATTTTTCTAAAGAACATATATTGAATTCGGTAGATGGTAGCTTGAAAAGGTTAAAGACAGATTATTTGGATGTACTACTGCTTCATCGTCCTGATGCGCTTATGGAGCCAGAAGAAGTAGCAGAAGCATTTGATATATTGAGTTCTAGTGGTAAGGTTAGGCACTTTGGTGTTAGCAATGAAAATCCTATGCAAATTAAGCTTTTGAGCAAATATTTGAATCAAAAGATAATAATAAATCAACTTCAGTTTGGTGTTATGCATACAGGAATAGTTGAAGCAGGAATAAATGTAAATATGAAAAATGAAGCTGCTATTAATCGAGATGACAGTGTGTTAGATTTTTGTCGTTTGCATGATATAACTATTCAGCCGTGGTCTCCGTTTCAGTATGGATTTTTTGAAGGAGTATTTTTAGATAATGATAAATTTCCTGAGCTAAATAAGGTGGTAAATAAAATAGCAGAGGATCGAGAAGTAGAAAATACAGCAATAGCTATTGCTTGGATTTTAAGGCATCCAGCTAAAATGCAGCCAATAGTTGGAACAACAAATATTGATCGCCTAAAAAGCATTTGTAAAGCCTCAAAGGTAGAACTTACAAGACAAGAATGGTATGAAATATATAGAGCGGCAGGAAATAAACTGCCATAA
- a CDS encoding polysaccharide deacetylase family protein, producing MNEEKNSTKKKLIIKRSILVGFVAILCWISFFVFGAYYHKKTITSAEETKNKVSILKHLKKHINSKEKKQIVNIVPGYMEPWEIQRNNPHKTAYLTFDDGPSANTTKILNILNANKIKATFFVIGKNAEAYPDLVKLEAKDGNSVGNHTYYHNIRYNEAPNEFLADVNKCDSVLKSILGDKYTPKLIRFPGGSGEKNEPRLAAFRQTVKSAGYRYLDWNDETGDAEQGLAPVSTLMYNLERYTSGHHTVVILMHDASAKTTSVDALPQVIQYLKSLNFTFDKIS from the coding sequence TTGAATGAAGAAAAGAATAGTACCAAAAAAAAATTAATAATTAAACGTTCCATCTTAGTAGGCTTTGTAGCTATTTTATGCTGGATCTCATTTTTTGTTTTCGGAGCATATTACCACAAAAAAACAATAACATCGGCTGAAGAAACAAAAAACAAAGTCAGTATATTAAAACACCTAAAAAAACACATTAATTCAAAAGAAAAAAAGCAAATTGTAAATATAGTTCCTGGATATATGGAACCTTGGGAAATACAAAGAAACAATCCACACAAAACGGCATATTTAACTTTTGATGATGGTCCATCAGCTAACACTACAAAAATACTTAATATACTAAATGCCAATAAAATAAAAGCTACATTTTTTGTTATTGGCAAAAACGCAGAAGCTTACCCTGATTTAGTTAAATTAGAAGCTAAAGATGGTAACTCTGTTGGCAATCATACTTACTATCATAATATACGTTACAATGAAGCTCCTAATGAGTTTTTAGCTGATGTAAACAAGTGTGATTCTGTATTAAAATCAATTTTAGGTGATAAATACACTCCAAAATTAATTAGATTTCCTGGAGGTTCTGGTGAAAAAAATGAACCTAGATTAGCAGCCTTTAGGCAAACTGTAAAAAGCGCTGGCTATAGGTATCTTGATTGGAATGATGAAACTGGTGATGCAGAACAAGGACTTGCTCCTGTATCAACTTTAATGTACAACCTAGAAAGATATACTTCAGGCCATCATACTGTGGTAATTTTAATGCACGATGCTTCTGCAAAGACCACCTCTGTAGACGCACTACCACAAGTAATACAATATTTAAAAAGTCTTAATTTTACATTTGATAAGATTTCATAA
- a CDS encoding cupin domain-containing protein → MNEAFVYGEERKFEVTGEGVKRKVLAYGENLMAAEVHFEKGAVGELHNHPHTQLSYVLEGEFEFQIDGVKKIVKKGDTLFKLPNIVHGCKCLKKGVLLDIFTPYREDFIK, encoded by the coding sequence ATGAATGAAGCATTTGTGTATGGAGAAGAGAGAAAGTTTGAAGTCACAGGGGAAGGGGTTAAAAGAAAAGTACTAGCTTATGGAGAAAATCTCATGGCAGCTGAAGTGCATTTTGAAAAGGGAGCTGTAGGTGAACTGCACAATCATCCACATACGCAACTTTCTTATGTATTAGAGGGTGAGTTTGAATTTCAAATTGATGGGGTAAAAAAGATTGTTAAAAAGGGTGATACTCTTTTTAAATTGCCTAATATAGTACATGGCTGCAAGTGTTTAAAAAAGGGAGTACTATTAGATATATTTACTCCATATAGAGAAGATTTCATAAAATAA
- a CDS encoding zinc-dependent alcohol dehydrogenase yields the protein MKAITFQGMNNVKVKNVNDPNIIKNDDAIIKITSTTICGSDLHLLRGTIPKVPHGFIIGHEAMGIVEETGKEVSNIKKGDRVIVPFPVSCGHCWYCTHGLSSQCDNSNEHGEVGAIFGYGDLMGGYDGGQAEYLRVPYANFGPKLIPEELTDEQTLFLTDILPTSYWGTIVNGGVKQGDTVVVLGCGPVGLLAQKWAAYAGATRIIAVDNIDYRLEHAKKYNSVEVLNFNDYDNTGEYIKEITHGGADVVIDCVGMDGEKSTIETVETLLKMQGGSKSAIEISSQAVRKGGTVSVVGVYGARYNNFPFGDFFSRNITLKTGQCPAHSYVDVILDLIKNGKFDATDIITHTMSLADGEKAYNLFNNKLDNCIKVILKP from the coding sequence ATGAAAGCTATAACTTTTCAAGGTATGAATAACGTCAAAGTTAAAAATGTAAACGACCCTAATATTATAAAAAATGACGATGCAATTATAAAAATAACCTCTACTACAATATGTGGTTCTGACCTTCATCTTCTCCGTGGAACTATACCGAAGGTTCCTCATGGATTTATTATAGGTCATGAAGCAATGGGCATTGTTGAAGAAACAGGAAAGGAAGTCTCAAACATAAAAAAAGGCGACAGAGTAATTGTTCCCTTTCCTGTTTCTTGTGGGCACTGTTGGTACTGCACACATGGTCTTTCTAGCCAATGTGATAATTCAAATGAACATGGTGAAGTTGGAGCTATATTCGGTTATGGTGATTTGATGGGAGGCTATGATGGAGGTCAGGCTGAGTACTTAAGAGTCCCTTATGCAAATTTTGGTCCCAAATTAATTCCTGAGGAACTCACAGATGAACAGACTCTCTTTTTAACAGATATACTACCAACCTCCTATTGGGGAACTATAGTAAATGGAGGTGTTAAACAAGGTGATACCGTAGTTGTTCTTGGCTGTGGTCCAGTTGGACTTTTAGCACAAAAATGGGCAGCTTATGCCGGTGCAACTAGAATAATTGCAGTAGATAACATAGACTACAGATTAGAGCATGCAAAAAAATATAACTCAGTAGAAGTATTAAATTTCAATGACTACGACAATACAGGTGAATATATTAAAGAAATAACCCACGGAGGAGCAGATGTTGTAATTGATTGCGTCGGAATGGATGGTGAAAAATCTACTATTGAAACTGTAGAAACTCTCTTAAAAATGCAAGGTGGTTCAAAATCTGCAATAGAAATATCTTCTCAAGCTGTAAGAAAAGGTGGAACAGTATCTGTAGTTGGTGTTTATGGTGCCAGATATAATAACTTTCCTTTTGGAGACTTCTTCTCTAGAAACATAACCCTAAAAACAGGTCAATGTCCAGCACACTCTTATGTTGATGTTATTTTAGATCTTATTAAAAATGGAAAGTTTGATGCTACTGACATAATAACTCATACGATGTCTCTTGCTGATGGTGAAAAAGCTTATAATTTATTCAATAATAAACTAGATAATTGTATAAAGGTTATATTAAAACCATAG
- a CDS encoding GNAT family N-acetyltransferase, producing MEEFQFVNGGLELLDLVEPLWEKLNKYHENKAKYFAYRYKKFKFDARRKSFTKANIKAVNIDLIKKGDNYIGYCISTINDDKIGEIESIFIEEDYRKFSLGDKLMTRALKWLDENEVKSKRIGVAEGNEKVLEFYKKYGFYKRTIILQKIEEKER from the coding sequence ATGGAAGAGTTTCAATTTGTTAATGGAGGATTAGAGTTACTTGATTTAGTTGAGCCTTTATGGGAAAAGTTAAATAAATATCATGAAAATAAAGCTAAATATTTCGCCTACAGATATAAAAAGTTTAAATTTGATGCTAGACGTAAAAGTTTTACGAAAGCAAATATAAAAGCAGTAAACATAGATTTAATAAAAAAAGGTGACAATTACATTGGTTATTGTATAAGTACAATAAATGATGACAAAATTGGTGAAATTGAATCTATATTTATTGAAGAGGATTATAGGAAGTTTTCTCTTGGAGATAAATTAATGACTAGAGCGCTTAAATGGTTAGATGAAAATGAGGTTAAATCTAAAAGAATAGGTGTAGCGGAAGGTAATGAAAAAGTATTAGAGTTTTATAAAAAATATGGATTCTATAAAAGAACAATAATATTACAGAAAATAGAGGAAAAGGAGAGATAG
- a CDS encoding pectinesterase family protein — protein MITVSKDGKSQFTSIQKAVDSIPDNNKERVVITVESGVYKEKLSIRKPNVTLIGEDKENTIITFNDSADTLMENGERMRTFNSYTMFVDGDDFICENITIENTAGDGDLVGQAVALYADGDRMIVKNCRLIANQDTLFTGPLPPKPIEGNNFGGPKDGTERRDTRQYYENCYIRGDIDFIFGSATAVFNKCEIFSNNKNKKINGFVTAASTPEGKEFGYVFFDCKFMSDAKKHTVYLGRPWRDYAKTVLIRCYLGEHIIEEGFHNWNKSNAERESYYAEYGSYGPGAYGKRPKWTHALTEEEAEKYSISNVLRGADNWKVI, from the coding sequence GTGATTACAGTATCAAAGGACGGAAAATCTCAGTTTACTTCAATACAAAAAGCAGTAGATAGTATACCTGACAACAATAAAGAAAGAGTAGTTATAACAGTTGAATCTGGTGTTTATAAAGAAAAGTTAAGTATAAGAAAGCCTAATGTAACTTTAATAGGTGAGGATAAAGAAAATACAATTATAACTTTTAATGATTCTGCTGATACACTTATGGAAAACGGAGAAAGAATGAGAACTTTTAATTCCTACACAATGTTTGTTGATGGTGATGATTTTATTTGTGAAAATATAACCATTGAAAATACAGCAGGCGATGGAGATTTAGTAGGACAAGCGGTGGCACTTTATGCAGATGGTGATAGAATGATTGTTAAAAATTGCAGGTTGATAGCAAATCAAGATACTCTATTTACTGGACCGCTTCCACCCAAGCCTATAGAAGGAAACAATTTCGGTGGTCCGAAAGATGGCACTGAAAGAAGAGATACACGTCAGTATTATGAAAATTGTTATATAAGAGGAGATATAGATTTTATATTTGGATCAGCTACAGCGGTATTTAATAAATGCGAAATATTCTCTAATAATAAAAATAAGAAGATAAATGGGTTTGTAACAGCAGCATCAACACCAGAAGGGAAAGAATTCGGTTATGTGTTCTTTGACTGCAAATTTATGAGTGATGCGAAGAAACATACAGTTTATCTCGGAAGGCCCTGGAGAGATTATGCAAAGACGGTACTTATAAGATGTTACTTAGGAGAGCATATAATTGAAGAAGGCTTTCATAATTGGAATAAAAGTAATGCGGAGAGAGAAAGCTACTACGCAGAGTATGGTAGCTATGGACCTGGAGCTTATGGTAAAAGACCTAAATGGACACATGCTTTAACAGAAGAGGAAGCAGAAAAATACTCTATTTCAAATGTTTTAAGAGGAGCGGATAATTGGAAGGTTATTTGA
- a CDS encoding DUF421 domain-containing protein, which produces MEFNRILETIIIFFSGTLILRIAGRKSISQMTMAQTIVMISLGALLVGPIVSKGVTATVLIGCLLGILMIITEYMQMKFDFLENLFTGKSVLVIENGKVNLKNLKKLRMSMDKLEMRLREDGIPSIEDLKYASIEVDGQLGYELKDNKKPLTKDDFNLIMSEISGMKKALKYNTKPVGMTQNNIFEELITHKFEGNDKEPS; this is translated from the coding sequence ATGGAATTTAATCGAATACTAGAAACAATTATTATCTTTTTTTCCGGCACTCTTATTTTGAGAATAGCTGGCAGAAAGTCCATATCCCAAATGACTATGGCTCAAACCATTGTAATGATTTCTTTAGGTGCCCTTTTAGTCGGTCCTATAGTAAGCAAAGGAGTTACTGCAACTGTTTTAATTGGTTGTCTTCTTGGAATTTTAATGATAATTACAGAATACATGCAAATGAAATTCGATTTTTTAGAAAACTTATTTACTGGGAAATCAGTGTTAGTTATTGAAAATGGAAAAGTAAATCTAAAAAACTTAAAAAAACTGAGAATGTCTATGGATAAGTTAGAAATGCGTTTAAGAGAGGATGGCATACCCTCAATAGAAGATTTAAAATATGCCTCAATAGAAGTAGATGGTCAATTAGGTTATGAATTAAAGGATAATAAAAAACCTTTAACAAAGGATGATTTTAATCTTATAATGTCAGAAATATCAGGTATGAAAAAAGCACTCAAATATAATACTAAACCTGTTGGCATGACACAAAACAATATATTTGAGGAATTAATAACTCATAAATTTGAGGGTAATGACAAAGAACCAAGCTAA